The candidate division KSB1 bacterium genome includes a region encoding these proteins:
- a CDS encoding AAA family ATPase, whose product MARTDKKTSDFYEILSVFRKRIWLLGFFILGVLAAIEVYNETVSPLYKTELSLIYEDLIKPIPDTEFFQTNQRRETILSNQVEELRSRKFFSEVVRALPSEIVHRFPTPAYLTAESQIREFLAATIRGNTEISMPDNHSNVIRIAYINPDPELTLQVAQTIADVATHRTIEHRKQNISSTRQLIEAQLVVYKAKLDSAEQQLRDFKEHQKISSLNQETNELLRQITEAEVLLTAAQSQKHATEQRLSYIRQKIESEQSQLLPNVTETIIPRLQKLNNRLVELELQRTELLMKGYSNQHPKLLNLADEIQQTRDNLSNETQELIAKGNFVDPLSQLKDFLREAITLEADLKAYEAQERTLRSILAEYDRKIQMLPDLELQLAKLIRDVETNAKIYTMLMEENERTRIVEAQNTGNIRVIDPPVFPTSPIRPRKSLNLLIGLLFGTIIGSIMVFVFESLDTSIKTSADIKRFTDISVIGNIPKIRTSVNGHYSIFDPTRKPKPQELNQLITIYDTQSHASEAFRMLRTNLQFSSADFRSNAFVVTSPQPGEGKSTTAINLAVSTAQLGYDTLLIDADLRRPTLHNTFQLERTPGLVDILQSTAFQTLLAEYQEAQRKHLWEDFLKPQNSSNSDSAIEEPYSYLLKQHKFDFQSLANLYAEIDRSINVLSNIAHLSLLTAGSAVKNCSEVLGSKLMRTFITLVKKKYDVVVIDSAPLLVVTDTSILCSLADGVILVCEAGKTSQRTINRAIEQLQNAGIKIWGIVLNQSAEEPVPRSYRRYYDATA is encoded by the coding sequence ATGGCACGAACAGATAAGAAAACATCGGACTTCTACGAGATACTTTCGGTATTTCGTAAGCGGATTTGGCTGTTAGGTTTTTTTATCCTCGGTGTTTTAGCGGCAATTGAGGTCTACAATGAAACAGTTTCGCCGTTGTACAAGACCGAATTATCGCTTATTTATGAGGATTTAATCAAGCCGATTCCAGACACTGAGTTTTTCCAAACCAATCAACGAAGAGAGACCATATTATCGAACCAAGTGGAAGAGCTTCGAAGCCGCAAATTTTTCTCTGAGGTGGTAAGAGCCCTGCCCAGCGAAATTGTTCATCGGTTCCCAACTCCAGCTTATCTGACTGCAGAAAGTCAGATCCGCGAATTTCTGGCAGCGACAATCCGCGGGAACACTGAAATTTCGATGCCCGATAATCATTCTAATGTAATTCGCATTGCCTATATTAATCCCGATCCAGAGTTGACCCTGCAAGTCGCTCAAACCATCGCAGATGTCGCGACCCATCGGACGATCGAGCATCGGAAACAAAATATCAGTAGTACGCGACAATTGATTGAAGCGCAATTGGTGGTTTACAAGGCAAAGTTGGATTCGGCAGAACAGCAATTGCGTGATTTCAAAGAGCACCAAAAAATCAGTTCGCTCAATCAAGAGACCAATGAGTTGTTGCGCCAGATCACAGAGGCAGAGGTACTACTCACGGCGGCGCAGTCTCAGAAGCACGCGACAGAACAACGATTAAGCTATATTCGGCAAAAGATTGAATCGGAGCAGAGCCAGCTTTTGCCGAATGTGACCGAAACCATCATCCCACGGCTGCAGAAACTCAACAATCGCTTGGTAGAACTGGAATTGCAACGCACCGAGCTCTTGATGAAAGGATACTCCAATCAACATCCAAAATTGTTAAATCTGGCTGATGAAATCCAACAAACGCGGGATAATCTTTCAAACGAAACGCAGGAACTGATCGCCAAGGGTAATTTTGTTGATCCGTTATCCCAACTGAAGGATTTTCTGCGTGAAGCGATCACATTGGAGGCGGACCTGAAAGCCTATGAAGCCCAGGAGCGAACCTTGCGCAGCATTCTGGCGGAGTACGACCGCAAGATTCAGATGCTGCCAGACCTAGAATTGCAACTTGCGAAGTTGATCCGAGACGTAGAGACCAACGCCAAAATTTACACGATGCTGATGGAAGAAAATGAGCGGACACGAATCGTTGAGGCGCAGAATACGGGCAATATTCGCGTCATCGATCCGCCAGTATTCCCAACTAGCCCGATTCGGCCACGTAAGAGCCTCAATTTGCTAATCGGTCTCTTGTTCGGCACCATTATCGGCAGCATCATGGTCTTTGTATTCGAGTCATTGGACACGAGCATCAAAACATCTGCTGATATTAAGCGCTTCACGGATATTTCGGTGATCGGAAATATCCCGAAGATCAGAACAAGTGTGAATGGCCATTACAGTATTTTCGATCCGACCCGCAAACCGAAGCCGCAGGAGCTGAACCAACTCATTACCATTTATGATACTCAATCTCATGCATCCGAGGCTTTTCGGATGTTGCGAACCAATTTGCAATTCTCTTCAGCGGACTTTCGCTCCAATGCATTTGTGGTTACCAGCCCCCAGCCGGGCGAAGGGAAATCAACAACAGCTATTAACCTGGCTGTCTCAACCGCCCAGTTGGGCTACGATACGCTGTTGATCGATGCCGATCTCCGGCGACCGACGCTGCATAACACATTTCAATTGGAACGAACGCCTGGGTTAGTGGACATCCTTCAATCAACAGCCTTTCAGACGTTGTTGGCGGAATACCAGGAAGCTCAGAGAAAGCATTTATGGGAAGATTTTTTGAAACCTCAAAATTCTTCAAATTCGGATTCCGCAATAGAAGAGCCATACAGCTATTTATTAAAGCAACACAAGTTCGATTTCCAGAGTTTAGCAAATCTCTATGCTGAAATAGACAGAAGCATTAACGTTTTATCAAATATCGCTCATCTGTCGCTGCTCACTGCTGGGTCAGCGGTGAAAAATTGCTCTGAAGTTTTGGGTTCGAAATTAATGCGAACCTTTATCACTCTGGTGAAAAAGAAATATGACGTTGTTGTTATCGATTCAGCGCCATTGTTAGTAGTTACTGACACTTCGATACTTTGCTCGTTGGCGGACGGGGTGATCCTTGTTTGTGAAGCAGGAAAAACCAGCCAACGAACCATCAACCGCGCAATCGAGCAATTGCAAAACGCTGGTATTAAGATCTGGGGTATTGTGCTGAATCAATCCGCTGAAGAACCGGTGCCGCGGTCTTATCGGCGGTATTACGATGCAACTGCATAA
- a CDS encoding exopolysaccharide biosynthesis polyprenyl glycosylphosphotransferase — MKRNRIQKENWHQLLQKLARQKIQANLLKQKNGRAQLEALNNGYFHSLEYFRQRYLIEKRRAERKAYDFSLIVIELPDADRQPRSSEALDQPSELSAILLATLKTILRTTDVVARSGATLLFVLLPDTNAEGAATVMQRMNQELSHSFELNNGNPRKLPKIKCYSYPEESHLIESLIDSDLVATGESTRHIERVIRKASANYYRMMSDENLGHGSALISAGSAIAALPNPFLVLSEAFYDWSDVWQKIAKRAIDIVFSICALIFFAPVMLIIALIIKLTSPGPVFFKQERIGYLGKKFVMYKFRTMHQSQDDQIHKNYIKDFIHNCSSSQPGCEDEQPIFKIKNDPRVTRIGKFLRRTSLDELGQFINVLKGDMSLVGPRPPIPYEVELYDLWHRRRFLSVKPGITGLWQIYGRSTTAFNEMIRLDLAYAQNWSLKLDIKILLKTIGAVLSMKGAY, encoded by the coding sequence TTGAAACGTAACCGCATCCAGAAGGAAAATTGGCATCAACTTTTGCAAAAATTAGCGCGGCAAAAGATACAGGCGAACCTGCTGAAACAAAAAAATGGCAGAGCTCAGCTTGAAGCGCTTAATAATGGTTATTTCCATTCATTAGAATATTTCCGGCAGCGTTATCTAATCGAAAAACGCCGAGCCGAACGAAAAGCATACGATTTCTCTTTGATCGTTATTGAGCTGCCCGATGCCGATCGACAACCGCGATCGTCTGAGGCCTTAGATCAGCCCAGTGAGCTATCTGCAATCTTATTAGCAACGCTCAAAACGATTCTTCGCACCACCGATGTCGTAGCCAGATCGGGCGCAACCCTGTTGTTCGTGCTCTTGCCCGATACCAATGCTGAAGGGGCGGCGACGGTAATGCAGCGAATGAATCAGGAGCTTAGCCATTCGTTTGAATTGAACAATGGGAATCCTCGGAAGCTGCCAAAGATCAAATGCTATTCTTATCCAGAGGAGAGCCATCTGATTGAATCGCTCATCGATTCCGATCTTGTGGCAACTGGCGAATCGACCAGGCACATCGAACGGGTGATACGGAAGGCATCGGCCAATTACTATCGAATGATGTCCGATGAGAATCTTGGCCATGGTTCTGCTTTAATCAGCGCTGGTAGCGCCATTGCTGCTCTTCCCAATCCGTTTTTGGTACTCAGCGAAGCCTTTTATGACTGGTCAGATGTATGGCAAAAAATAGCCAAACGCGCTATTGATATTGTTTTTTCCATTTGCGCCTTGATCTTTTTCGCCCCAGTCATGTTAATCATCGCGCTGATCATCAAGCTCACTTCTCCTGGGCCAGTTTTTTTCAAGCAGGAGCGGATTGGTTATCTGGGCAAAAAATTCGTAATGTATAAATTCCGGACCATGCATCAAAGCCAGGACGATCAGATCCATAAGAATTATATCAAGGACTTCATTCATAATTGCAGCTCAAGTCAGCCAGGTTGCGAAGATGAACAACCGATTTTCAAAATTAAAAATGATCCCCGGGTGACGCGGATTGGAAAATTTTTGCGGCGCACCAGCTTAGATGAACTGGGACAATTCATCAATGTGTTGAAAGGCGACATGAGCTTAGTGGGACCGCGACCGCCAATCCCGTATGAAGTGGAATTATACGATTTGTGGCATCGGCGCCGCTTTTTGAGCGTCAAACCTGGCATTACTGGGCTATGGCAAATCTACGGTCGCAGTACGACGGCCTTCAACGAAATGATCCGATTGGACCTCGCATATGCTCAAAATTGGTCGCTAAAATTGGATATTAAAATCCTACTAAAAACGATTGGTGCGGTGCTCTCAATGAAAGGCGCTTATTAA
- a CDS encoding DUF354 domain-containing protein: MKIWVDLENTPHVLILKPIIEELQRRNHDVLITARDCSQTLELANYFKMNAKRISHHHGKKTVYKVLGHCSRIVRLMLYGRNKGISVALSHGSRSQIIAAGLLRIPTFVMWDYEYASLSVIHRFIDRLAIPEILSAEAFRDRIPASKILKYPGIKEHIYVANLMNNGTACPELQLDPERVIITIRPPATEAHYYHPDDGSDSLFYHAIRYLSQFDNTIIVVLARTKAQQKEILQAIQRDGGNNKIIFPTKAQNGIQLIWNSDIVISGGGTMNREAAVLNVPVYSIFQGKIGAIDRYLHQTGKLKIIQSVQDLKSIQPVKRVRPERPQLDDNQRLVNFIVEKVLETGKSGK, translated from the coding sequence ATGAAAATTTGGGTGGATTTAGAGAATACTCCTCATGTGCTGATCTTGAAGCCGATTATCGAAGAATTGCAGCGTCGCAATCATGATGTGCTCATTACAGCGCGGGACTGCTCCCAAACTCTCGAATTGGCAAATTATTTTAAAATGAATGCGAAACGGATCAGTCATCACCATGGCAAAAAGACAGTATACAAAGTATTGGGCCATTGCAGCCGCATCGTGAGATTGATGTTATATGGTCGAAATAAAGGGATTTCTGTCGCGCTGTCGCATGGATCGCGCAGCCAGATCATCGCTGCCGGTCTACTTCGAATTCCCACATTTGTGATGTGGGATTATGAATATGCCAGTTTATCCGTCATTCATCGATTTATCGATCGGTTGGCAATACCAGAGATCCTTTCCGCAGAGGCGTTTAGAGATCGAATCCCAGCATCGAAAATCCTCAAATATCCTGGGATCAAAGAACATATTTATGTGGCAAATTTAATGAACAACGGCACTGCTTGTCCAGAGCTGCAGTTAGATCCAGAGCGCGTCATTATCACCATTCGCCCCCCGGCGACAGAAGCCCATTATTACCATCCTGACGATGGCAGCGATTCGCTATTTTATCATGCGATCCGATATCTATCCCAATTCGACAATACGATAATTGTAGTTCTGGCACGAACAAAAGCGCAACAAAAGGAGATTCTTCAAGCCATCCAGCGCGATGGAGGGAATAACAAAATTATTTTCCCCACGAAAGCACAAAATGGGATTCAGCTCATCTGGAACTCCGACATCGTCATTAGTGGTGGAGGCACCATGAATCGGGAGGCTGCTGTGTTGAATGTTCCGGTGTACTCCATCTTTCAAGGAAAAATTGGCGCGATCGATCGCTACCTGCATCAAACTGGCAAATTGAAGATCATCCAATCCGTTCAAGACCTGAAGTCAATCCAGCCTGTGAAACGAGTTCGTCCCGAGCGACCGCAGCTCGATGACAATCAGCGGTTGGTCAATTTCATCGTGGAAAAGGTATTAGAAACTGGGAAGTCAGGAAAATGA
- a CDS encoding glycosyltransferase family 4 protein, producing MNVIFLRVGIFSHVNQKLYEALSRVHHVVANIDTGKIIKRKSLRFSAWHNLLYTIIKSRRYWRQTHSKNCYAFSKMTEYCNAVIRSRTDYDIIFQTQCKFSITENPYSRPYFIYTDLTQKLCDQFWPGWALFGSAAEVRHWYQLESAAYHRADIIFTFSDRLKQSFVEDYHISPDKVIVVGTGINADIIEEIGFSEKQTQRFTMVFVSSEFERQGGPLALKAYELAKRQVPGIELIIIGRHPRKIPTDVTVYDYSSLATIDQVLRRAHIYLMPGKLGGIQSVLQAMYQKCVCIASRSNLLLSDLILDNETGILIRTEEPSELAQRIIELYHNPSWCATIAERAHRMVQNNFTWDKIVARMSQYFAI from the coding sequence ATGAATGTCATATTCCTGCGGGTGGGGATTTTTTCACATGTGAACCAAAAGCTCTATGAGGCGCTAAGTCGGGTTCATCATGTCGTGGCAAACATCGATACTGGCAAGATTATCAAAAGAAAGTCACTGCGTTTTTCAGCCTGGCATAATTTGCTCTATACGATCATCAAATCGAGGCGCTATTGGCGACAAACCCATAGCAAAAATTGCTACGCATTTTCTAAAATGACCGAATACTGCAATGCAGTGATTCGCTCGAGAACCGACTACGATATTATTTTTCAGACCCAATGCAAATTTAGCATCACTGAAAACCCTTACTCCCGGCCCTATTTCATTTACACCGATTTGACCCAAAAATTGTGCGATCAATTCTGGCCCGGGTGGGCTTTATTTGGCTCAGCTGCAGAAGTGCGCCATTGGTACCAACTGGAATCAGCAGCATACCATCGGGCCGACATCATCTTTACATTCAGTGATCGGCTGAAACAATCATTCGTGGAAGATTATCATATTAGCCCTGATAAGGTTATCGTTGTGGGTACGGGGATCAACGCTGATATCATTGAAGAGATCGGCTTCAGCGAAAAACAAACACAGCGTTTCACCATGGTATTTGTTTCGAGCGAATTTGAACGTCAGGGTGGACCGCTGGCGCTAAAGGCTTACGAGCTTGCTAAACGTCAAGTGCCCGGAATTGAACTCATCATCATCGGCCGCCATCCGCGGAAAATACCGACTGATGTTACCGTATATGACTATTCAAGTCTTGCAACAATCGACCAAGTTCTCCGAAGGGCCCATATCTATCTTATGCCAGGTAAATTGGGGGGCATTCAATCTGTGCTTCAGGCAATGTATCAGAAATGTGTTTGCATCGCGAGCCGCTCGAACCTCTTGCTCTCAGATCTGATTTTGGACAATGAAACTGGCATCCTGATTAGGACGGAGGAACCATCAGAACTTGCCCAGCGGATTATTGAACTATACCATAACCCATCCTGGTGCGCTACGATTGCAGAACGGGCGCATCGCATGGTCCAAAACAATTTTACCTGGGACAAGATCGTTGCTCGCATGTCTCAATATTTTGCCATTTAA
- a CDS encoding oligosaccharide flippase family protein produces MQDFHQKIRVNAVYLLLQKLTAPAINLLLTIYIVNKLSIADYGIYNIIYAVIGYLSLYSSLGILNVLQRYIPEFNAQRNYSGVKKLFVSALVFRFILTIIFLALLIWFARPVGKFFKVDNLNIYLELFGLGIFLFLEIQIVELTLGALLQNRAIMFSYFIAIIFRASLVYWFLSHGHGLIGLLRAETIYYAALLITQLTFYFYDFAAKNHSEKQKLPLKRLLRYSGLSYLDELGWTVLDVKTDYFVISNFLGPTMVGLYAFANQVIETVAKLMPDKMIRPLIRTAFFSKFSEHRDLEKLNENFNLLVKLIAFISFPLFSGIIVLSDKIIVHFYDAKYLPAQKLIWMFTAFLLIISFQYPLQLVVQAVEKVEITFYSKIFSIYNLIVEILVIQSLGLMGVALATCSARLFQTLFIFHGIRRHVPIKIAFQPLLKILFNSLVMMVFLLVVRGMIISTLSLIVILTGAAVTYLAMSYFNKSFFLKERILINQLLPRPLFVF; encoded by the coding sequence ATGCAAGATTTTCATCAGAAAATTAGGGTCAATGCCGTCTATCTTTTGCTTCAGAAATTGACCGCACCCGCGATAAATCTACTGCTCACGATCTATATTGTCAATAAATTGAGCATCGCTGATTATGGGATCTATAACATCATCTATGCGGTAATTGGGTATTTGTCCCTCTATTCCTCTCTGGGAATCTTAAACGTGCTGCAACGATATATTCCTGAATTCAATGCTCAACGAAATTATAGTGGTGTGAAGAAGCTGTTTGTCTCAGCGCTAGTTTTTCGCTTTATATTGACAATCATTTTTTTGGCGTTGCTCATATGGTTTGCGAGACCAGTCGGAAAATTCTTCAAGGTGGACAATTTAAACATCTACCTTGAGCTATTTGGTTTAGGGATCTTTTTATTCCTGGAGATCCAAATCGTTGAACTCACGTTGGGCGCGCTACTACAGAATCGCGCCATCATGTTCAGTTATTTCATTGCGATCATCTTTCGCGCCAGTCTTGTATATTGGTTTTTATCGCACGGACACGGGCTTATTGGGCTGCTAAGGGCTGAAACCATTTACTATGCAGCGCTTTTAATCACCCAATTGACATTTTATTTTTATGATTTTGCCGCCAAAAATCACTCGGAGAAGCAGAAATTGCCCTTGAAGCGATTATTGCGGTACAGCGGTTTGAGCTATTTGGATGAGCTCGGTTGGACTGTGTTGGATGTTAAGACAGATTATTTCGTCATCTCTAATTTTCTGGGTCCGACCATGGTTGGCCTTTATGCATTTGCCAATCAGGTCATCGAAACAGTCGCGAAATTGATGCCAGATAAAATGATCCGACCGCTGATCCGAACCGCTTTCTTTTCCAAATTTTCGGAACATCGCGATCTCGAAAAATTAAACGAAAATTTCAATTTGCTCGTCAAGCTAATTGCCTTCATCTCATTCCCTTTGTTCTCCGGCATCATCGTGTTAAGCGACAAGATCATCGTTCATTTTTATGACGCCAAATATCTGCCAGCCCAGAAGCTCATCTGGATGTTCACGGCTTTCCTATTAATTATAAGCTTTCAATACCCATTGCAGCTTGTGGTTCAGGCGGTCGAAAAAGTTGAAATCACTTTCTACAGCAAAATCTTCTCGATATACAATCTCATTGTAGAGATTCTGGTGATCCAATCACTCGGGCTAATGGGGGTAGCACTAGCGACCTGCTCCGCTCGTTTGTTTCAAACCTTGTTTATCTTTCATGGCATTCGAAGGCATGTGCCGATAAAAATAGCATTCCAACCGCTATTGAAAATTTTATTCAATTCGCTGGTCATGATGGTATTTTTATTGGTGGTGAGAGGGATGATAATTAGCACACTGAGCCTTATCGTTATTCTGACTGGAGCTGCTGTGACATATTTGGCGATGTCATATTTCAACAAAAGTTTTTTTCTCAAAGAACGAATCCTAATAAATCAATTGTTACCGCGACCGCTATTTGTATTCTGA
- a CDS encoding glycosyltransferase family 4 protein, protein MKILWVAQKDLMRDLDISTWIEMCRALGQNGHHVTLVTLSTSPEGFKMDLPGVTIKEIRAIDRFPLMALSFHIQLLWRCCIWLINMSPDVILCHPLTVPFLWPARLLAICVRPNCKFVVDLRTVPVRNKTISEKIKNAISDAAVWMAVRLFHGITVVSYPLQKMMARRYRIDPNRIGVWMAGVNVDLFEPNRYNPRDLAQHNSQFTILYHGAIAHNRGLFETVNAMKIVIEKLPQARLMIIGQGLAYARLASWIDELNLGNYVQLRGKVNYQEIPEYIARADLGIVPLPDEFCWQVSTPLKLFEYLAMAKPVLVSPIEAHLAVAKDNPAAVFLQSTSPQHIAEGILTAYHQRHQLARFAAENRQQAAEQFSWSHRASQLVNYITSL, encoded by the coding sequence ATGAAAATCTTGTGGGTGGCACAAAAGGATTTAATGCGCGATCTCGATATCTCCACATGGATCGAGATGTGTCGCGCGTTAGGACAGAATGGTCATCACGTGACATTGGTAACGCTATCGACTTCCCCCGAGGGATTCAAAATGGATCTCCCAGGGGTGACAATCAAAGAAATTCGGGCGATCGACCGCTTCCCTCTGATGGCTTTAAGCTTTCATATTCAATTGCTCTGGCGCTGCTGCATCTGGCTGATCAATATGTCCCCAGATGTCATTTTATGCCACCCTCTTACGGTACCGTTCTTGTGGCCAGCGAGACTTCTGGCAATTTGCGTTCGTCCGAACTGCAAATTCGTCGTCGATCTGCGCACAGTGCCAGTGCGCAATAAAACTATCAGTGAGAAGATCAAAAACGCCATTAGCGATGCAGCAGTTTGGATGGCGGTGCGTCTGTTTCACGGGATCACCGTCGTTAGTTATCCTTTGCAAAAGATGATGGCTCGTCGCTACCGAATTGACCCGAACCGCATTGGAGTTTGGATGGCAGGGGTTAATGTCGATCTGTTTGAGCCGAATCGCTATAATCCGCGAGACCTAGCCCAACATAATTCCCAATTTACAATTTTATATCATGGCGCGATCGCGCATAACCGCGGTCTGTTTGAGACCGTGAACGCGATGAAAATTGTGATCGAAAAATTGCCCCAAGCTCGGCTGATGATTATTGGTCAGGGATTGGCATACGCTCGATTGGCTAGTTGGATCGATGAATTGAATTTGGGAAATTATGTTCAGCTTCGGGGCAAAGTGAATTATCAGGAGATTCCTGAATACATCGCGCGAGCCGACCTCGGAATTGTGCCCTTGCCTGATGAGTTCTGTTGGCAAGTTAGCACGCCGCTGAAGCTGTTTGAGTATTTAGCCATGGCCAAACCAGTGTTGGTCTCCCCAATTGAAGCGCATTTGGCAGTGGCAAAAGATAATCCTGCCGCGGTTTTTCTGCAATCCACTTCGCCACAGCACATTGCGGAGGGGATTCTCACTGCTTATCATCAACGTCACCAGTTGGCCCGATTTGCAGCAGAAAACCGCCAGCAGGCCGCAGAGCAATTCAGTTGGTCCCATCGCGCGAGTCAATTGGTCAATTATATCACATCGCTCTAA
- a CDS encoding glycosyltransferase family 4 protein, with protein sequence MTETNSKLTVLIVGPSIALRGGVAHHLRTLLYSPLAQNFNLHYFRVGSEYRDTRLHIFVRSLITPFAFFIKLLRTRANVVHFNPSFDRRSLIRELTMLAICKISGFRAVVQFHGGNLAGIMSNGRLPLYMRFMLKWAHRYVVLTETQKQPLLEFVPLEKIAVIPNMVDTSMFIKPKQKQNFIILFMSRIDAAKGVYEVVQTIPEIIGRFPEAKFIFAGEGPDRTKLELLCCSNGLARQVKFLGYIDDEQKVNFLAQGDVFLFPSQLCEGLPYSLLEAMAAGLPIIATSVGAVPEIIQNGKNGFLIPPGDSQKLAEFIICLLTRPKLRNRMARLNRKIAEQKYDINIVCNQFKQLYEQIACNAS encoded by the coding sequence ATGACCGAGACAAATAGTAAATTAACGGTCCTGATTGTTGGCCCATCCATTGCCTTGCGAGGTGGCGTTGCGCATCATCTTCGAACGCTCCTATACTCGCCATTGGCACAAAATTTCAACCTGCATTATTTTAGGGTGGGAAGCGAATATCGAGACACACGACTCCACATCTTTGTGCGATCTCTGATCACTCCGTTTGCCTTTTTCATCAAACTGCTCAGGACTCGGGCAAATGTGGTGCATTTCAACCCATCGTTCGATCGCAGATCGCTGATCAGGGAATTGACAATGTTGGCTATTTGCAAAATATCGGGATTTCGAGCCGTCGTTCAATTTCACGGGGGCAACTTAGCTGGGATCATGTCAAACGGCCGGCTGCCTCTTTATATGAGATTCATGCTCAAATGGGCTCATCGCTACGTCGTGCTGACCGAAACCCAGAAACAACCCCTCCTGGAATTTGTTCCACTGGAGAAGATAGCAGTGATTCCCAATATGGTGGACACCTCAATGTTCATCAAGCCGAAACAGAAACAAAATTTCATCATCCTGTTCATGTCCCGGATCGATGCTGCGAAAGGGGTTTACGAGGTTGTTCAAACCATCCCTGAGATTATCGGTCGCTTTCCTGAAGCCAAATTTATTTTTGCCGGTGAAGGGCCAGATCGGACCAAATTGGAATTATTGTGTTGCAGCAATGGCCTCGCGCGGCAGGTGAAATTCCTCGGCTATATCGATGACGAACAAAAGGTCAATTTTTTGGCCCAGGGCGATGTGTTTCTTTTTCCCTCGCAGCTTTGCGAGGGACTTCCTTATTCGTTGTTGGAGGCCATGGCTGCCGGGCTACCTATCATCGCCACTTCAGTCGGAGCGGTCCCTGAGATAATCCAAAATGGCAAAAATGGCTTCTTAATCCCGCCTGGGGATTCACAAAAGCTTGCCGAATTTATTATCTGCCTATTAACACGTCCCAAGCTTCGCAATAGAATGGCGAGATTGAATCGAAAAATAGCAGAACAGAAATATGACATCAATATCGTCTGCAACCAATTCAAACAGCTTTACGAACAAATTGCCTGCAACGCAAGCTAA
- a CDS encoding glycosyltransferase family 4 protein: protein MNQVSHDQIAKSKILYIHKTGPGWGGAQQGVLSLINQFHQEFQKTIFVCNHGLLFERVKNLPVRSYYLPIGSVWLFPVALVGLSIILLIEKPDLVHSNHRYATFLVQIVRKIFPMKYQILHTARSIFTDKTAFYLGDYNIAITEAVRTNLIQQFRIPADKVEVIYNGIELIPSDGDHPFIRCSSEHFNPNGKICISSVGSLVPVKGHSYLIQAVARLPKQTQERIMVLIAGDGPLRNKLEQQAKQLGLNHVIKFLGYRTDIDRVLKQCQFNVVTSNQEGHCRVIIEAFRLGKPSIAFELDYVRESIHPNRSGLLVPLYDVDALARAIQFYVNHPEIAHQHGEFGRQWANDKFTMKAMFDRYRAVYLKLLNTNSKFKRKNR from the coding sequence ATGAATCAGGTTTCGCATGACCAGATCGCAAAAAGCAAAATTCTATATATTCATAAAACGGGCCCAGGCTGGGGAGGAGCGCAACAAGGCGTTCTAAGTTTGATCAATCAGTTTCATCAGGAATTTCAAAAAACGATTTTCGTTTGTAATCATGGATTGTTATTCGAGAGGGTGAAAAACCTGCCAGTGAGATCGTATTATCTCCCTATCGGTTCTGTGTGGCTTTTCCCGGTGGCATTGGTGGGGTTGTCAATTATCTTGCTGATCGAAAAACCGGATTTAGTTCATTCCAATCACCGTTACGCTACCTTTCTGGTGCAGATTGTTCGGAAAATCTTCCCAATGAAATACCAGATCCTCCATACCGCCCGCAGCATTTTCACCGATAAAACTGCCTTTTACCTCGGCGATTACAATATTGCCATCACCGAAGCTGTACGCACCAATCTGATTCAGCAGTTTCGTATCCCCGCGGATAAGGTGGAGGTAATATACAATGGGATTGAGCTAATTCCCTCGGATGGCGATCATCCCTTCATTCGCTGTTCAAGCGAACATTTCAACCCGAATGGGAAAATTTGTATCAGTTCGGTGGGATCGTTGGTGCCAGTCAAAGGGCACAGTTATTTAATCCAGGCCGTTGCCCGGCTGCCGAAACAGACCCAGGAAAGAATCATGGTGCTTATTGCTGGCGATGGACCATTACGCAACAAGCTGGAACAGCAGGCAAAACAACTCGGTTTAAACCACGTGATTAAATTTTTGGGTTATAGAACTGATATTGATCGAGTTTTAAAACAATGTCAGTTCAATGTGGTCACCTCCAATCAGGAGGGCCACTGCCGCGTGATTATCGAGGCTTTTCGGCTTGGGAAGCCCTCTATCGCGTTCGAGCTCGATTATGTGCGGGAAAGCATTCATCCGAATCGATCAGGTCTGCTCGTGCCGCTCTATGACGTCGATGCGCTTGCGAGAGCCATCCAATTTTATGTCAATCACCCAGAGATTGCGCACCAGCATGGTGAATTTGGCAGACAATGGGCAAATGATAAGTTCACCATGAAAGCTATGTTCGACCGATATCGTGCGGTTTACCTGAAACTACTAAATACAAATTCGAAATTCAAGCGGAAAAATCGGTAA